DNA from Sulfitobacter albidus:
CGCGCGGCCCTTGCCGTCGCCGAAGACCTGAATTTCGATGTGGCGGGGGGTGGTCAGATACTTCTCGATATAGACTTCGTCGTTGCCAAAGTTCGATTTCCCCTCGGCCCGCGCGGTCTGATAGGCGCGCTCCATTTCGCCTGCGTTCTGCGCGACCTTCATGCCCTTGCCGCCACCGCCGGCCGTGGCCTTGATGATGACGGGATAGCCGATGTCCTCACCGATGCGCTGCGCATCCTCAAGGCTGGCAACGCCGCCGTCCGATCCAGGCACGCAGGGCACGCCGAGCGCCTTCATCGTGTCCTTTGCGGTGATCTTGTCGCCCATCACGCGGATATGCTCGGCCGTGGGGCCGATGAAGGTGAGGCCGTGATCCTCGACCACCTGCACGAACCCTGCGTTCTCGCTCAGAAAGCCGTAGCCGGGGTGAATCGCTTCGGCGCCGGTAACCTCGCAGGCGGCGATGATCGAGGGGATCGACAGATAGCTCTGCGTCGAGGACGCAGGCCCGATGCACACGCTTTCATCGGCCATGCGCACGTGCATTGCGTCGCTGTCGGCGGTGGAATGCACAGCGACGGTGCCGATACCCATCTCACGCGCTGCACGGATCACGCGCAGGGCGATTTCGCCCCGGTTGGCGACAAGAATTTTCTTGAACATGGTGCCCCCTCCTTATTCGAGGATGACGAGCGGGGAGCCAAATTCGACGGCGGCGCCGTCGTCGACCAGAATTCGTTTGACCGTGCCGGCCTTGGGGCGGGGATGTGGTTCATCGTTTTCATCGCCTCGACGATCAGCAGCGTATCGCCTTCCTTGACCTGTGCACCGACGGACACGAACGCAGGCGATCCCGGTTCAGGCTGCAGATAGACGGTGCCGACCATGGGCGAGGTCACGGCGCCGGGATCGGACGAGGGATCGCTGGCGGCCGCGTCGGGGGCCGCCATCGGGGCAGGCGCGGGCGATGCCATCGGGGCCGGGGCCGCCTGTGCCGGGGCTGCGGCCATGATCTGCTGCGGCGGTTTGCGCGAGACGCGCACGTTCAGGCTGTCGTCTTCGGCATAGTCCCGTTTGACCTGCAATTCAGTGAGATCGTTTTCGTTCAGCAACTCGGCCAGTGCGCGGATGAAGGCGACATCGGCATCGTGGGTATTCTTTGTCATACGGGTCCTCGAACGTTGCGGGGGGCGCCTTTGGGGCGCTTGCTGCTTTGATCCGGGCTTATATGGCATGGACAGGGGCAATGAAAGGCGCGACTTTACCCTGCGTCGAGGGGAATGCGCGGAGGATCGGATGAATATCGCTGAGTGGCTGGCGCGTCGCGCGCGGGTATCGCCCGGATCGCAAGCGCTTTTTCACGGCAGGTCCTGCGTGGCGGACTATGCGGCGTTCGACGCGCGGGCGCGCGGTGTGGCCGCGGGGCTGCGCGCGCGGGGTATTGCGCCGGGCGACCGCGTGGCGATCTTCATGGGCAATGCGCCCGACTGGCTGATAGGCTTCTACGGCATTCTCTATGCCGGGGCCGCCGCGGTGCCGATCAACGCCAAACTACACGGGCGTGAGGCTGACTTCATCCTGTACGACAGCGGCGCGGTGTTGTGTTTCGTCGATGCGGTGCACGGCGACAGCCTGCGTGCAGCGGGGGTGTCCTGCGCGCTGGACGCGCCTGCGGATATCGAGGAGGACCGCCCGGAAACCGGCCCCGTGGCCCGCGCGGGGGAGGATCTGGCGTGGCTGTTCTATACCTCCGGCACCACCGGACGGCCCAAGGGGGTGCGCATCACCCACGGGATGATCGCGGCCATGGCGCTCAGCTATCTCGCGGATGTGGATCGCGTCGATGGGCGCGATGCCACGATCTATGCCGCCCCGATGAGCCACGGGGCAGGGCTCTATAATTTCATGCATGTGCAGGCGGGGGCGCGGCACGTATGCCCGCCGTCGGGCGGCTTTGATCCGGCTGAGCTGTTGGCGCTGGCCGAACACTTTGGTCGCGCGCATCTCTTTGCCGCGCCCACGATGGTCAGGCGGTTGACCGACCACGCGGTGCACCATGGCGCGCGCGGCGACGGGCTCCGCACGGTCGTCTACGCGGGCGGGCCGATGTATACCGCCGACATCCTCGCTGCCGTGGATCATTTCGGACCGAAGTTCGTGCAGATCTACGGGCAGGGTGAGTGCCCGATGGCGATCACGGCGCTGCCGCGCGCGGATGTGGCCGACCGCAGTCATCCCGACTGGCGCGCGCGTCTGGGCTCTGTCGGGCGGGCGCAATCGCTGGTGGAGGTGGCGATCGATGGCGGTGATGTGGGCGAAGTGCTGGTGCGCGGCGCGCCCGTGATGCCGGGGTACTGGAAAAACGACGCAGCCACTGCCGACACGCTGCGCGATGGTTGGCTGCGCACCGGCGATATCGGGCGGCTGGACGCAACCGGATACCTCACGCTGCTGGACCG
Protein-coding regions in this window:
- a CDS encoding class I adenylate-forming enzyme family protein; amino-acid sequence: MNIAEWLARRARVSPGSQALFHGRSCVADYAAFDARARGVAAGLRARGIAPGDRVAIFMGNAPDWLIGFYGILYAGAAAVPINAKLHGREADFILYDSGAVLCFVDAVHGDSLRAAGVSCALDAPADIEEDRPETGPVARAGEDLAWLFYTSGTTGRPKGVRITHGMIAAMALSYLADVDRVDGRDATIYAAPMSHGAGLYNFMHVQAGARHVCPPSGGFDPAELLALAEHFGRAHLFAAPTMVRRLTDHAVHHGARGDGLRTVVYAGGPMYTADILAAVDHFGPKFVQIYGQGECPMAITALPRADVADRSHPDWRARLGSVGRAQSLVEVAIDGGDVGEVLVRGAPVMPGYWKNDAATADTLRDGWLRTGDIGRLDATGYLTLLDRSKDVIISGGSNIYPREVEEVLLTHPGVREASVIGRTHPDWGEEVVACVVGDADEAALRAHCATQIARFKIPKAFVFLPELPKNNYGKVLKTALRSANAPPD